In Arvicanthis niloticus isolate mArvNil1 chromosome 10, mArvNil1.pat.X, whole genome shotgun sequence, a single genomic region encodes these proteins:
- the LOC117716053 gene encoding uncharacterized protein LOC117716053, producing the protein MLENYNNLVSVGVALSKPRVIICLEKQKDPWIIDQEKTEEREPGHTAEGTQKAKIFTQTPNIQAHQSIHKGDKPYKCKECGKSFSCFSRLKVHHRIHTGDKPYKCNECGRSFSLSSCLRVHHRIHTGDKPYKCNKCGKSFTQSSDLKIHYRIHTGEKPYKCNECKKSFTRSSNLRAHHRVHTGDQPYICNKCGKSSTPSSKLPIHYRIHTGEKPYKCHECGKFFTRSSNLKVHYRIHTGEKPYKCNECGKSFTHSSTLNVHHRIHTGDKPYKCNECGKSFTKSIQLKGHYRIHTGDKPYKCNECGKSFSCSSNLKVHHSTHTGDKPYKCNKCGKSFTQSSQLHVHYRIHTGEKPYKCNECEKSFTHSSNLRAHHRIHTGDKPYKCNECGKFFTRSSSLRVHHSIHTRDTPNK; encoded by the exons atgttggagaattacaacaacctggtttctgtgg GTGTTGCACTTTCAAAACCAAGGGTAATcatctgtcttgaaaaacaaaaagatccCTGGATTATTGatcaagagaaaacagaagaaagagaaccaG GTCATACAGCAGAAGGCACTCAGAAAGCCAAAATATTTACCCAGACACCAAATATTCAAGCTCACCAAAGCATCCATaaaggagacaaaccttacaaatgtaaagaatgtgggaaatctttctcctgtttctcaaggcttaaagttcaccacagaatccatactggagacaaaccttacaaatgtaatgaatgtggaagatccttctccctttcttcatgTCTTagagttcaccacagaatccatacaggagacaagccttacaaatgtaataagtgtggtaaatcatttacacaGTCCTCAGATCTTAAAAttcactacagaatccatactggtgagaaaccttacaaatgtaatgaatgtaaGAAATCCTTCACACGCTCTTCAAATCTAAGAGCTCACCATAGAGTCCATACAGGAGACCAACCTTACATATGTAATAAGTGTGGTAAATCATCAACACCGTCCTCAAAACTTCCTAttcactacagaatccatactggtgagaaaccttacaaatgtcaTGAATGTGGGAAATTCTTCACCCGTTCTTCAAATTTAAAAgttcactacagaatccatactggagaaaaaccttacaaatgtaatgaatgtgggaaatccttcacCCATTCCTCAACTCTTAATGTTCATCatagaatccatacaggagacaaaccttacaaatgtaatgagtGTGGCAAATCATTTACAAAATCCATACAACTTAAGGGTCACtacagaattcatactggagacaaaccttacaaatgtaatgaatgtgggaaatccttcaGCTGTTCTTCAAatcttaaagttcaccacagcacccatacaggagacaaaccttacaaatgtaataagtgtggtaaatcatttacacaGTCCTCACAACTTcatgttcactacagaatccatactggtgaaaaaccttacaaatgtaatgaatgtgagaAATCCTTCACACATTCTTCAAATCTAAGAGCTCACcatagaatccatactggagacaaaccttacaaatgtaatgaatgtggcaaatttTTCACCAGGTCTTCAAGTCTTAGAGTTCACCACAGCATCCACACTAGAGATACACCCAACAAATAG